The Balaenoptera acutorostrata chromosome 10, mBalAcu1.1, whole genome shotgun sequence genome has a window encoding:
- the LOC102998434 gene encoding histone H2A type 1-like isoform X1 produces the protein MSGRGKQSGKVRAKAKTRSSRAGLQFPVGRVHRLLRKGNYAERVGAGAPVYLAAVLEYLTAEILELAGNAARDNKKTRIIPRHLQLAIRNDEELNKLLGKVTIAQGGVLPNIQAVLLPKKTESHHKAKGKFQNHQRWRPAVVGLALVVLEVIAP, from the exons ATGTCTGGTCGGGGAAAACAGAGTGGTAAGGTACGTGCCAAGGCCAAGACTCGCTCTTCGCGGGCCGGGCTGCAGTTTCCCGTGGGTCGTGTGCACCGCCTGCTCCGCAAGGGCAACTACGCCGAGCGGGTCGGGGCCGGCGCTCCGGTGTACCTGGCAGCGGTGCTGGAGTATCTGACGGCCGAGATCCTGGAGTTGGCGGGTAACGCGGCCCGCGACAACAAGAAGACGCGCATCATCCCGCGTCACCTGCAGTTGGCTATCCGCAACGACGAGGAGCTCAACAAGCTGCTGGGCAAAGTCACTATCGCTCAGGGCGGCGTCCTGCCCAACATCCAGGCTGTACTGCTGCCCAAGAAGACTGAGAGCCACCACAAGGCCAAGG GAAAATTTCAAAATCATCAAAGATGGCGTCCGGCGGTCGTGGGACTGGCTCTGGTGGTGCTTGAGGTTATCGCACCGTGA
- the LOC102998884 gene encoding histone H2B type 1-L-like, whose protein sequence is MPELAKSAPASKKGSKKAVTKAQKKDGKKRKRSRKESYSVYVYKVLKQVHPDTGISSKAMGIMNSFVNDIFERIAGEASRLAHYNKRSTITSREIQTAVRLLLPGELAKHAVSEGTKAVTKYTSSK, encoded by the coding sequence ATGCCTGAACTGGCTAAATCTGCTCCTGCTTCCAAGAAGGGTTCTAAGAAGGCGGTGACCAAGGCGCAGAAGAAGGATGGCAAGAAGCGCAAGCGTAGCCGCAAGGAGAGCTACTCCGTATACGTGTACAAGGTGCTAAAGCAGGTCCACCCGGACACTGGCATCTCGTCTAAGGCCATGGGCATCATGAATTCGTTCGTCAATGACATCTTTGAGCGCATCGCGGGCGAGGCGTCGCGCCTGGCGCATTACAACAAGCGCTCGACTATCACCTCCAGGGAGATCCAGACGGCCGTACGCCTGCTGCTGCCCGGGGAGCTGGCCAAGCACGCCGTGTCCGAGGGTACCAAGGCTGTCACCAAGTACACCAGCTCCAAGTAA
- the LOC103000003 gene encoding histone H4 — translation MSGRGKGGKGLGKGGAKRHRKVLRDNIQGITKPAIRRLARRGGVKRISGLIYEETRGVLKVFLENVIRDAVTYTEHAKRKTVTAMDVVYALKRQGRTLYGFGG, via the coding sequence ATGTCTGGACGAGGCAAAGGTGGTAAAGGACTGGGGAAGGGGGGCGCTAAGCGCCATCGTAAGGTTTTGCGTGACAATATCCAGGGTATCACCAAGCCCGCCATCCGGCGTCTGGCCCGCCGAGGTGGGGTCAAGCGCATATCTGGTCTGATTTATGAAGAGACCCGCGGGGTACTGAAGGTGTTTTTGGAGAACGTGATCCGGGACGCGGTCACTTACACGGAGCACGCCAAGCGGAAGACCGTCACCGCCATGGACGTAGTGTACGCCCTCAAACGCCAGGGACGCACCCTCTACGGCTTCGGCGGTTAG
- the LOC103020690 gene encoding histone H2B type 1-C/E/F/G/I-like, which yields MPEPAKSASAPKKGSKKAVAKAQKKDGKKRKRSRKESYSVYVYKVLKQVHPDTGISSKAMGIMNSFVNDIFERIAGEASRLAHYNKRSTITSREIQTAVRLLLPGELAKHAVSEGTKAVTKYTSSK from the coding sequence ATGCCTGAGCCAGCTAAGTCCGCTTCTGCTCCGAAGAAGGGCTCTAAAAAGGCGGTGGCCAAGGCTCAGAAAAAGGACGGCAAGAAGCGCAAGCGCAGTCGCAAGGAGAGCTATTCCGTATATGTGTATAAGGTGTTGAAGCAGGTTCACCCGGATACCGGTATTTCTTCCAAGGCCATGGGTATCATGAATTCATTTGTCAACGACATCTTCGAGCGCATCGCGGGCGAGGCGTCGCGTTTGGCGCATTACAACAAACGCTCGACCATCACGTCCAGGGAGATCCAGACGGCCGTGCGCCTGTTGTTGCCCGGGGAGTTGGCCAAGCATGCCGTGTCCGAGGGCACCAAGGCTGTTACCAAGTACACCAGCTCCAAATAA
- the LOC102998434 gene encoding histone H2A type 1-like isoform X2, with amino-acid sequence MSGRGKQSGKVRAKAKTRSSRAGLQFPVGRVHRLLRKGNYAERVGAGAPVYLAAVLEYLTAEILELAGNAARDNKKTRIIPRHLQLAIRNDEELNKLLGKVTIAQGGVLPNIQAVLLPKKTESHHKAKGK; translated from the coding sequence ATGTCTGGTCGGGGAAAACAGAGTGGTAAGGTACGTGCCAAGGCCAAGACTCGCTCTTCGCGGGCCGGGCTGCAGTTTCCCGTGGGTCGTGTGCACCGCCTGCTCCGCAAGGGCAACTACGCCGAGCGGGTCGGGGCCGGCGCTCCGGTGTACCTGGCAGCGGTGCTGGAGTATCTGACGGCCGAGATCCTGGAGTTGGCGGGTAACGCGGCCCGCGACAACAAGAAGACGCGCATCATCCCGCGTCACCTGCAGTTGGCTATCCGCAACGACGAGGAGCTCAACAAGCTGCTGGGCAAAGTCACTATCGCTCAGGGCGGCGTCCTGCCCAACATCCAGGCTGTACTGCTGCCCAAGAAGACTGAGAGCCACCACAAGGCCAAGGGCAAGTGA